In Rhodopirellula sp. P2, the DNA window CGATGAAGTGGCTTCGGTCAACGACAGTTTGACCGGGCAGATCTTGCGGCAGATGCTTTGACTGCGGCTCGACCAGAGTAGAACGTTTGTCTCAAACGTTTGCGTGGCGGGGTGTGCAATGTCGCGACGCGTTGCGCGAACGGTGTGACATGCTGCGCCTGGGAATCGACGCGGTTTGGCGTTTGAACTTGGCCCGACGGAACAGTGGAGGACAACGGTTCTGCTCGGTTGCCCTACAAGCGGCAGTTGTTGATCGTCATTTCAAAGATCCCGGACGCGCCGATTTCTTTGAGGCGTTCCATGACTTCGACGACTTCGCCGCGCCGGACCATGACTTGGATCGCACACCAGTCTTTGTCTTCGAGCGAATTGATGGTTGGCGAGTTGAAACCGGGGGTGATCTTTTCGGCTTCACCGAGCTGGGATCGCGGGATGTTGTATTCGACCAACGAATAGTCGCGTGCGAGGACGACGCCTTCCAGTCGCGAGACCAGTCGATTGGCGACTTCTTTGCAGCGATGGGCTTCGTTTTGGATCAGCACCGTTTCGTAGTGACCGATTTCTTCCAGGATCCGCAATCGGTTGGCGGCCAGGGTGCTGCCGGTTTCGACCAAGTCCACGATGGCGTCCGCGACCCCCAAGCGAATCATGGCTTCGACGCTGCCGGACAACGACACCAGATGTGCCTTTGCGTTTTTGGTGGCCAGGTATTGCTCGGTGACGTGCGGGAAGCTGGTGGCAATTCGTTTGCCGTCCAGTTGCGATGCGTCGGTGTAGTCTTCGTCGTCGGGCACGCAAAAGGCCAGTCGACACCGGCCGACACCAAACGCCATGCGTTGTTCGACGTTTGCTCCGGCTTCCTGCACCAAGTCGCTGCCGGTGATGCCCATGTCGATGGCGCCTTCGGCACACAATGTGGGAATGTCATCGGTTCGCAAGAAGATCAAATCGATTGGCAATCCACTGACCCGAGCGAACAGGCCACGATTCTGACGGCGGAAGCTCAGTCCGGCTTGGTTCAGCAATCCGGTTGCCAATTCGCTGAGTCGGCCTTTGCTGGGGATCCCCAAACGCAAAAAGCTGTCGGGGTCAGGGCTGCTTCCGAGGGGGGCCGAAGTCGTCATGGGAACCAAAAAAGATCGAGAGCCAAAAAGTCAGACAGGCGAAAAGAGTAATCACTGGACTCGATTCTTGGCAGGTGTCTGTTTGGTTTCGCCAGCATTCGGGCTCACGAATCGGCGTTGTCGGAGTCCTTTTTTGCCGGACGGGAGGCTTTTTCGACCAAGCCGGACGTGCCTTCTCGGCGGGCCAGCTCCGCGGCGACTTCGTCCAGTTCGATTCCTCGCCAGGCCATCAAGACCATGGCGTGATAGATCAGGTCGCCGGCTTCGTAGATCGCGTGCTGGCGGCCAGCTTCGTCGGGTTCATCCGCGGCTTCGATCAGCTCCTCGGCCTCTT includes these proteins:
- the hisE gene encoding phosphoribosyl-ATP diphosphatase; its protein translation is MPESLLPLDRLMATLRTRAAERPEGSYTTKLMNGGAEAIGRKIREEAEELIEAADEPDEAGRQHAIYEAGDLIYHAMVLMAWRGIELDEVAAELARREGTSGLVEKASRPAKKDSDNADS
- the hisG gene encoding ATP phosphoribosyltransferase — encoded protein: MTTSAPLGSSPDPDSFLRLGIPSKGRLSELATGLLNQAGLSFRRQNRGLFARVSGLPIDLIFLRTDDIPTLCAEGAIDMGITGSDLVQEAGANVEQRMAFGVGRCRLAFCVPDDEDYTDASQLDGKRIATSFPHVTEQYLATKNAKAHLVSLSGSVEAMIRLGVADAIVDLVETGSTLAANRLRILEEIGHYETVLIQNEAHRCKEVANRLVSRLEGVVLARDYSLVEYNIPRSQLGEAEKITPGFNSPTINSLEDKDWCAIQVMVRRGEVVEVMERLKEIGASGIFEMTINNCRL